The following coding sequences lie in one Oryctolagus cuniculus chromosome 7, mOryCun1.1, whole genome shotgun sequence genomic window:
- the SYDE2 gene encoding rho GTPase-activating protein SYDE2 isoform X3 translates to MADPLRRTLSRLRGKRGPRGAGGLGLLAAAAARVAASSAAEGNAWGARGSLPREPVGGAGPRLDQLPPSPEARVPGGRPEQSGAPGPRPHGGQEAATRGRGLARASLHAPPGSEGSGEEAEDEDDYDADYYENLPGGSQPAPEPEPEGSEAERRPPPPLAAGSSPGAEGGRLETGRLQTQLREAYYLLIQAMHDLPPGSGTRRGGGDLAGRGCPAGARAPGQPPSPRSAADCGACAGDWELGEGGCPRQQVSPPRPPPRDPGGDQLRTPRMLLSRCRSLESLRVRAKPPPFQRWPSDSWIRCGARWDRDEPPPRGDRMDGWSGGSAGAGAPTGLLPPGSEGPGRSPGNPLRDPAGSSVMRHGTGERQEGPPFLKPPAVTVKKLQKWMYKGRLLSLGMKGRARGTPSKGTGAQAAAPNRGALKVRESHVLSVPPDQRITLTDLFENVYGSSVKRRELEDLKDNIEFRGHKPLNSITVSKKRNWLYQSTLRSLNLEEENKKCQERSHLPISPVTLPKHQMSQPFLKTSEEYCTYMVCNTTDSSLSKNCSLDFNEENDADDEGEIWYNPIPEDDDLGVSGALSFGEAKSAVLKLPAVSLSVFSGSALVKAEQHTEDLPCSSEHSGDVQTMQSNELHPVDSIHPTEFGQQYKPKLGHKTQESVMLEDSPISKSPFAGPGILTAPNRTELGIMEPSSPSPSPVKKGSSINWSLPDKIKSPRTVRKLSMKMKKLPEFSRKLSVKGTLNYLNGPENSPSLSKCNCQEIHHTVILPSGNTTTAAKRNVISRYHLDTSVSSQHSYQKKRSVSSKYSCKGGYLSDGDSPELVTKSSKHGSENKLGKGKEIVPNTCSKNDIDIDAFRHYSFSDQPKCSQYISGLMSVHFYGAEDLKPPRIDSKDVFCAIQVDSVNKARTALLTCRTTFLDMDHTFNIEIENAQHLKLVVFSWEPTPRRNRVCCHGTVVLPTLFRVTKTHQLAVKLEPRGLIYVKVTLMEQWENSLHGLDKNRESVIFGVDIRKVVEKENVGLMVPLLIQKCIMEIEKRGCQVVGLYRLCGSAAVKKELREAFERDSKAVGLCENQYPDINVITGVLKDYLRELPSPLITKQLYEAVLEAMAKSPLKMSSNGCENDPSDSKSTVDLLDHLPDVEKCNV, encoded by the exons ATGGCCGACCCGCTGAGGAGGACGCTGTCCAGGCTCCGGGGAAAGCGGGGTCCCCGTGGCGCCGGGGGGCTCGGGCTCCTggcggctgctgcagccagggtgGCGGCCTCCTCGGCTGCGGAAGGGAACGCCTGGGGTGCCCGGGGCTCGCTCCCACGCGAGCCTGTAGGCGGAGCGGGGCCGCGCCTAGACCAGCTCCCGCCGTCGCCTGAGGCGCGGGTCCCCGGAGGGCGCCCGGAGCAGTCGGGGGCGCCCGGGCCTCGGCCGCACGGCGGGCAGGAGGCAGCCACCCGGGGCCGAGGGCTCGCTCGCGCCTCTCTGCACGCCCCGCCGGGCTCCGAGGGCAGCGGAGAGGAGGCGGAGGACGAGGACGACTACGATGCCGACTACTACGAGAACCTGCCCGGCGGCTCCCAGCCCGCGCCCGAGCCCGAGCCTGAAGGGTCGGAGGCGGAGCGACGGCCCCCGCCTCCCCTGGCGGCGGGCTCCTCCCCGGGGGCGGAGGGCGGCCGCCTGGAGACCGGCAGGCTGCAGACCCAGTTGCGAGAGGCCTATTATCTGCTGATCCAGGCCATGCACGACCTGCCCCCGGGCTCGGGCAcgcggcggggcggcggggacTTGGCGGGTCGCGGCTGCCCCGCGGGAGCCCGGGCTCCGGGCCAGCCCCCTTCCCCCCGCAGCGCTGCGGACTGCGGAGCTTGCGCCGGAGACTGGGAGCTGGGAGAAGGCGGCTGCCCTCGGCAGCAGGTGTCCCCGCCCCGGCCGCCTCCGAGGGACCCGGGGGGAGACCAGCTGCGCACTCCTCGGATGCTGCTGTCCCGCTGCAGAAGCCTCGAGAGCCTGCGGGTGCGTGCGAAGCCGCCTCCCTTCCAGCGGTGGCCGAGCGACAGCTGGATCAGGTGCGGCGCACGCTGGGACCGGGACGAGCCCCCGCCACGTGGAGACAGGATGGACGGCTGGAGCGGGGGCAGCGCCGGGGCCGGGGCGCCCACCGGCCTCCTGCCGCCCGGCTCCGAGGGCCCCGGCCGCTCCCCGGGAAACCCTCTGAGGGATCCTGCGGGGTCCTCGGTGATGCGCCACGGCACGGGAGAGCGCCAGGAGGGGCCCCCTTTCCTCAAGCCGCCCGCAGTGACAGTGAAGAAACTGCAGAAGTGGATGTACAAAGGGCGCCTGCTGTCCCTGGGGATGAAGGGTCGCGCCCGTGGGACACCCTCCAAAGGCACGGGAGCGCAGGCAGCCGCCCCAAATCGGGGCGCTTTGAAAGTGCGAGAGAGCCACGTCCTCTCGGTGCCTCCAGACCAAAGAATAACGCTGACAG atttatttgaaaatgtctatGGATCTTCAGTGAAGAGAAGAGAACTTGAAGATCTGAAGGATAATATTGAATTCAGAGGTCATAAGCCACTTAACAGCATCACTGTTTCAAAGAAACGCAATTGGCTATATCAGAGTACTCTGCGATCTCTTAatctggaagaagaaaataagaaatgccAAGAGAGAAGTCATTTACCCATCTCGCCTGTGACTCTACCAAAACATCAGATGTCACAACCTTTCCTCAAAACATCTGAAGAATACTGTACATATATGGTGTGTAATACTACAGATTCTTCATTATCAAAAAACTGTTCTTTAGACTTTAATGAGGAGAATGATGCAGATGATGAAGGAGAAATATGGTACAACCCCATTCCGGAGGATGATGACCTTGGTGTATCAGGTGCCTTGAGTTTTGGGGAGGCAAAGTCTGCTGTTCTGAAGCTTCCTGCTGTCAGTTTGAGCGTATTTTCTGGTAGTGCCCTGGTGAAAGCAGAGCAGCATACCGAAGACTTGCCTTGCTCCTCTGAACATTCAGGTGATGTTCAGACCATGCAGTCAAATGAATTGCATCCTGTAGATTCCATCCATCCCACAGAATTTGGACAGCAGTACAAGCCAAAGCTAGGACACAAGACACAAGAAAGTGTCATGTTAGAGGACAGTCCTATATCAAAATCTCCCTTTGCAG gtccTGGGATCCTAACTGCTCCAAATAGGACTGAATTGGGAATTATGGAACCATCTTCTCCAAGCCCTAGCCCTGTGAAAAAAGGAAGTTCAATTAATTGGTCTTTGccagataaaataaaatctccaCGGACTGTGAGGAAACTttctatgaaaatgaaaaagttgCCAGAATTTAGCCGAAAGCTGAGTGTTAAGGGAACCTTGAATTATTTAAATGGTCCAGAAAATAGTCCTTCCTTGTCTAAATGTAACTGTCAAGAAATTCATCATACTGTTATTCTTCCTTCTGGGAATACAACCACAGCTGCAAAGAGGAATGTTATAAGCCGGTACCATCTTGATACCAGTGTGTCTTCTCAGCACAGCTACCAAAAGAAAAGATCTGTGAGTTCTAAATACTCCTGCAAAGGTGGTTACCTCAGTGATGGAGATTCACCTGAACTTGTAACCAAATCTAGCAAACACGGCTCTGAAAACAAacttggaaaaggaaaagaaatagttCCAAATACTTGTAGCAAAAATGACATAGACATCGATGCTTTTAGACATTATAGCTTTTCTGATCAACCTAAGTGTTCACAATACATATCTGGGCTCATGAGCGTGCATTTCTATGGTGCAGAGGATTTAAAACCACCCCGGATAGATTCGAAAGATGTCTTCTGTGCAATTCAGGTCGATTCGGTGAACAAAGCAAGGACAGCTTTGCTCACATGTCGAACAACATTTTTAGACATGGATCATACTTTCAACATAGAAATTGAAAATGCACAGCATCTGAAACTCGTAGTGTTTAGTTGGGAACCTACTCCAAGAAGAAACCGAGTGTGTTGTCACGGAACTGTTGTCCTTCCTACCTTATTCAGAGTGACAAAGACACATCAATTGGCTGTTAAACTAGAACCTAgaggtcttatttatgtgaaagtgacTCTTATGGAGCAGTGGGAGAATTCTCTTCATGGACTAGATAAAAATCGAGAATCAGTAATATTTGGTGTTGATATTCGAAAAGttgtggagaaagaaaatgtaggatTGATGGTGCCACTTCTGATACAGAAATGTATTATGGAAATTGAAAAAAGAGGCTGTCAG